GTCGCCGCTGACGGATGGGGCGTCGGCGGTGCTGCTGATGAGCGAGGAGAAGGCGGCCGCGCTGGGATACAAGCCGCTGGGCTTCATCCGCAGCTACGCGTACGCCGCGCTGGCCCCCAACGACCAGCTCCTGCAGGGGCCGGTGTACGCCGCCCCGGTGGCGCTGGACCGCGCCGGGCTCACAGTCAAGGACATCGGCCTGCTGGAGATCCACGAAGCGTTCGCGGCGCAGGTGCTTTCCAACCTGCAGTGGTTCGACTCGGACAAGATCGCGCGCGAGCGGCTGGGTCGCGACAAAGCGATCGGCATTCCGTCCGAGGACCGCATCAACGTGATGGGCGGCTCCATCGCCATCGGGCACCCGTTCGGGGCAACGGGCGGGCGCATCACGGTGACGCTGCTCAACGAGCTGCGGCGGCGAGGCGAGCAGTTCGGCATGATCAGCGTGTGCGCTGCGGGCGCCATGGGCTTCGTGATGATCGTGGAGGCCGCGCCGAATTGAGCGCGCCCGCGCGTCCACCGGATGCGGGAGAGGCGCGCCCCGCCTGCGCCAACTGCGGGACGGAGCTGGTGGGCGCGTTCTGCCACGCCTGCGGGCAGGAGCACGGGCCCGGGGCGGTCACCATCCGCGCCCTGGTGGCCGACGTGGCGGACGAGGTGCTGTCGCTGGACGGGCGGCTGGTGCGCACCTTTCGCGCGCTCCTCTTCCACCCGGGGGTGCTGACGCGCGAGTACCTGGCGGGGCGCCGGGTGGGGTACTTCTCCCCGTTCCGCCTGTACCTGCTGGTCAGCGCCGCCCACCTGGCGCTGGTGGCGGCGACCGGCGCCACCTCGTTCTTCTTCTTCACGGTGTCGGGGTCCGGCAGCGGACCGGGGAGGATCGTCGCGCTCCTGCCGCGGCTGATGTTCGTGCTGCTTCCCGTCTTCGCGATGCTGCTCCACGCGCTCCAGCGGCGCCGGATGTTCGCGGAGCACTTCGTCTTCGCGCTGCACTTCCACACGGCGGCGTTCTTCGTCGCCACCGCGCACACCCTGCTGGTTCCGCTCACCACCTCCGCTTCCGCCCTGCGCGTACCGGCCCTCGTGCTCGACGGCGCGGTTCAGTTCTACCTGCTGCCGTACCTTTACCTCTCGCAGCGGGTGGTGTACGGCGGCTCCTGGCCGGCGACGCTGCTGAAGATGGCGCTGCTGCTGGCCGGCTACGTCGCCGCGCTGCTGCTGGCCCTCGTGGGACTCATCCGCGTGCTGAAGTTCCTCTAATCCGGCACCCATCCGCCCGGCTTGTTTCGGTATCTCTTCGGGGTTAGATTTTGGAGACCGCTCCGGCAGCCGGAGCGGCGCCAAAGCGGAGGGGATCGATGCGCGGAGCGGACCGGCGCGGGGCACACAAGGAAGAGGTCTCGGGGGTTCCCGCCTCGATGTCGGCCGCCACGCTGGACTTCGCGCGCAGGGCGGCGAGGAACGACGAGCCCGTGCTGCTGCTGGGGGAGACGGGGTCGGGGAAGTCGCACCTGGCCGCCATCATCCACCGGCTGAGCGCGCGGGCGGCCGGGCCGTTCCACCACGTAAACTGCGGCGCCATCCCGGACACGCTCTTCGAGCGCGAGATGTTCGGTCACGTGCGCGGCGCGTTCACGGACGCCAAGGAGTCGCGCGAGGGGGCGTTCGAGGCCGCGCACCGCGGCACGCTCTTTCTGGACGAAGTGGGCGAGCTGCCGCTGGCGGTGCAGACGAAGCTCCTCTCCGTGCTGGAGGAGCGGCGGGTGCGCAGGGTGGGCGCCACGCACGACACTCCCGTGGACGTGCGCGTGGTGACGGCCACCAACGCGGACCTGGTGGCGATGGTGGCGGG
This genomic window from Longimicrobium sp. contains:
- a CDS encoding acetyl-CoA C-acyltransferase, with the protein product SPLTDGASAVLLMSEEKAAALGYKPLGFIRSYAYAALAPNDQLLQGPVYAAPVALDRAGLTVKDIGLLEIHEAFAAQVLSNLQWFDSDKIARERLGRDKAIGIPSEDRINVMGGSIAIGHPFGATGGRITVTLLNELRRRGEQFGMISVCAAGAMGFVMIVEAAPN
- a CDS encoding DUF3667 domain-containing protein, encoding MSAPARPPDAGEARPACANCGTELVGAFCHACGQEHGPGAVTIRALVADVADEVLSLDGRLVRTFRALLFHPGVLTREYLAGRRVGYFSPFRLYLLVSAAHLALVAATGATSFFFFTVSGSGSGPGRIVALLPRLMFVLLPVFAMLLHALQRRRMFAEHFVFALHFHTAAFFVATAHTLLVPLTTSASALRVPALVLDGAVQFYLLPYLYLSQRVVYGGSWPATLLKMALLLAGYVAALLLALVGLIRVLKFL
- a CDS encoding sigma-54 dependent transcriptional regulator, producing the protein MRGADRRGAHKEEVSGVPASMSAATLDFARRAARNDEPVLLLGETGSGKSHLAAIIHRLSARAAGPFHHVNCGAIPDTLFEREMFGHVRGAFTDAKESREGAFEAAHRGTLFLDEVGELPLAVQTKLLSVLEERRVRRVGATHDTPVDVRVVTATNADLVAMVAGRQFREDLFHRIAVLRFRVPPLRERRRELPGLVQHLLERRGTGGAAPEVTAEAMELIRAYPWPGNVRELDNALRRAVVYAEQEPIAPQHLPDEIRNVAVPAAGESAAPERYVAPADPEVERRMIEEALQAEGGNRTRAARRLGMSRSALWSKIHRHRII